One genomic region from Amaranthus tricolor cultivar Red isolate AtriRed21 chromosome 12, ASM2621246v1, whole genome shotgun sequence encodes:
- the LOC130828536 gene encoding uncharacterized protein LOC130828536 yields the protein MIYGDVSEEYSRVWDYAEAIRRFNPGSTAIVKCIGIDTPPPLFQRMYICLLACKEGFVADCRPIIGVDGAHLKGQFPGVLLTAVGKDGNNNIFPVAWAVVETENVETWTWFLNLLVEDLRSVTASSSWVQAEGEAFTFMSDRQKGLVEALNSVIPGLEIRFCCRHIWANFKIKFPGELFKQHFWRAARAYNKFHFDREMNEIKNISVEAYEYLAAIPTKHWSRHAFCSRSKSGMLLNNNCEAFNNVLVEARGKPIISLMEWIRRYVMQRSAAKREGLSNFEGILCKHALACIVLRKLDANDFVHEAYLVETYQKTYSPKFYGMPGHKMWPTTTLAKPLPPPYRKMPGRPNKRKRKKEADEGKGGHYKKGCKNPPKPPPTKIKSKGGRPKMGSSSTQQSTTNDVLSSISQQQTQNAASTSCVMDQNSQI from the exons atgatatatgGTGATGTTAGTGAAGAGTATAGCAGGGTGTGGGATTATGCGGAAGCAATAAGGAGGTTTAATCCAGGAAGCACTGCAATCGTTAAATGCATTGGTATAGACACACCCCCACCTTTGTTccaaaggatgtatatatgcTTGCTAGCATGTAAGGAGGGTTTTGTTGCTGACTGTAGGCCTATTATAGGTGTTGATGGGGCACATTTGAAGGGACAATTCCCTGGGGTTTTATTGACTGCTGTAGGTAAAGATGGGAACAATAACATCTTCCCCGTTGCATGGGCTGTGGTTGAAACAGAAAATGTAGAAACTTGGACTTGGTTTCTAAATCTCCTCGTAGAAGACCTTAGGTCGGTTACTGCATCGAGTAGTTGGGTTCAAGCAGAAGGTGAAGCTTTCACCTTCatgagcgataggcaaaag GGTTTGGTTGAAGCTTTGAACTCGGTGATTCCTGGACTCGAAATTAGGTTCTGCTGTAGGCATATATGGGCGAACTTCAAGATCAAGTTCCCTGGAGAGTTGTTCAAACAACACTTTTGGAGAGCAGCAAGAGCTTACAATAAG TTTCattttgatagagaaatgaatgaaataaagaatatttctgttGAAGCATATGAATATCTAGCTGCTATTCCTACAAAACACTGGTCTAGGCATGCTTTTTGTAGTAGGAGTAAGTCTGGGATgttgttaaataataattgtgaGGCATTCAATAATGTGTTAGTAGAAGCAAGGGGGAAGCCTATAATTTCTCTAATGGAGTGGATTAGGAGATATGTGATGCAAAGAAGCGCAGCCAAAAGGGAAGGGCTGAGTAACTTTGAAG GGATTCTTTGTAAACATGCCTTGGCTTGTATTGTTCTTAGAAAATTAGATGCCAACGACTTCGTCCACGAGGCGTATCTTGTAGAAACGTATCAAAAGACGTATAGTCCAAAGTTTTATGGTATGCCAGGACACAAAATGTGGCCCACGACCACTTTAGCCAAACCACTTCCTCCACCATATCgaaagatgcctggaaggcctaacaagaggaaaagaaagaaggaagctGATGAAGGTAAAGGAG GTCACTACAAAAAAGGCTGCAAGAATCCACCCAAACCACCACCAACAAAGATCAAGTCAAagggtggaaggcctaaaatgggaTCTTCTTCTACTCAACAATCTACAACAAATGATGTTCTTAGCTCCATTAGTcaacaacaaacacaaaatGCTGCATCTACTTCATGTGTAATGGATCAAAATAGTCAAATATAG